The genomic DNA GCAACTCATTCACGGAGTCTTTGACCGCTATGCTGAAAACCATTGATGTTGTTGCCGCTATTATCGAACAAAATGGCAAAATTCTCCTTGCGCAGCGCCCGCCGCATGCCGATCAGGCCGGGCTGTGGGAATTTGCCGGTGGGAAAGTTGAAGCCGGTGAAAGCCAGCAGGAGGCGTTAGTGCGCGAACTACAGGAAGAGCTGGCTATCGTCGCGTGGCCGGGGCGCTATATTACTAGCCATCGGCGCGAAGTCTCAGGAAGGATCGTGCATCTGCACGGCTGGCACGTCCCCCGTTTCGACGGCGAACTCATTGCCCGCGAACACAGCGCGCTGGTGTGGTGCACGCCGCAGGAAGCCTTACGCTACGCGCTGGCCCCTGCCGACGTGCCGTTACTCGCCGCGTTTATGGCTTTACCCGACGCCACACCAGGGGATTCGTACTGATGGCGCGCTCATCGCGCTGGCACTGAAGCAGCACGCCTTCCGCTTTAATCACCGCCCCTTCCGAGTAGTTCCTGTCTTCATACATGCAGCAACGGGCGCACGGCTGTGCGCGCTGGCTGCTGGCATTGTTGCTGAACACTTCAGGTGGAACGTTCACTTCCACCTGCTGCCTCGCCTGCGCGACGCAGCACAAAAGCGACAGCCCACCGACCATCCACACCCATTTCATCAGCAATCTCCTTTAAAAAGCCCTTTTATTACTATCGACCAAATGGACGTCTAACTTAACTTTTTTACGTCATCGCTTTTCGTTATGACCCGACGCGACGTATTAATTTTATTACGCACCCGGAAATTCCTTGTCATCCGTTAGCAGGGTAGTGATATAGTCGAAATAACGCACGTTATTAAACACAACCATAACAACTACATACATTCACAATCATAAGAGGTACTTATACTTATGGACAAGGCTTGCTCCCTTAATACCTTCCTGGCTCATGTTCAACAGCGCGACCCACACCAGACCGAGTTTGCTCAGGCCGTACGCGAAGTCATGACGACCCTCTGGCCGTTCCTCGAGCAGAACCCGCGCTATCGTCAGCTTTCCCTGCTGGAAAGACTGGTTGAACCTGAGCGCGTCATTCAGTTCCGCGTGGTGTGGGTAGACGACCGTAATCAGGTTCAGGTGAACCGCGCATGGCGCGTCCAGTTCAGCTCGACTATCGGGCCGTTCAAAGGCGGGATGCGCTTCCACCCGTCCGTAAACCTCTCTATTCTGAAATTCCTCGGCTTTGAACAGACCTTTAAAAACGCCCTGACAACCCTGCCGATGGGCGGTGGCAAAGGGGGTTCTGACTTCGATCCAAAAGGCAAAAGCGAAGGTGAGGTGATGCGCTTCTGCCAGGCACTGATGACCGAACTGTATCGTCATCTGGGCGCCGACACCGACGTTCCAGCGGGCGATATCGGCGTAGGCGGCCGTGAGGTCGGCTTTATGGCCGGAATGATGAAGAAACTCTCCAACGACACCTCTTGCGTGTTTACCGGCAAGGGTCTCTCTTTTGGCGGCAGTCTGATTCGTCCGGAAGCCACCGGCTACGGACTGGTGTATTTCACCCAGGCAATGCTGCAGCGTCACGGCCTGGGCTTCGAGGGGATGCGCGTCGCGGTCTCTGGCTCCGGCAACGTAGCGCAGTATGCGATTGAAAAAGCGATGGAGCTGGGCGCGCGCGTGATCACCGCGTCTGACTCCAGCGGTACCGTGGTTGATGAGTCTGGCTTCACTAAAGAGAAACTGGCGCGCCTGTGTGAAATCAAAGCCAGCCGAGACGGCCGCGTCGCCGACTACGCGCGTGAATTTGGTCTGGTGTATCTCGAAGGCCAGCAGCCGTGGAGCGTGGCGGTGGATATTGCCCTGCCGTGCGCTACCCAGAACGAGCTGGATGCCGATGCGGCACGCGTGCTGATCGCCAACGGCGTGAAGGCGGTCGCGGAAGGTGCCAACATGCCAACCACGATCGAAGCGACCGACCTGTTCCTCGACGCGGGCGTATTGTTCGCGCCGGGCAAAGCAGCCAACGCCGGTGGCGTTGCCACTTCCGGTCTGGAAATGGCGCAGAACGCCGCGCGCATGAGCTGGAAGGCAGAGAAAGTCGACGCGCGTCTGCACCACATCATGCTGGATATTCACCACGCCTGCGTTGAGCACGGCGGTGAAGCGAAGCAAACCAACTACGTGCGCGGCGCGAACATCGCAGGCTTCGTGAAAGTGGCCGATGCCATGCTGGCGCAGGGCGTGATTTAATCGCGTTATCCCGCCATCCTGAGCAGGTTGTCGGATGGCGGCGTAAACGCCTTATCCGGCCTACGATAGTCTTGTAGGCCGGATAAGCGCAGCGCCACCAGGCATGAGGGGCTATCCGGGCTGCTCTGAACTCGCCGCGGGCTTCTTACTCTTCCCCTTCCCTTTACTGAATGACTTCTTCGTCCCACCCGGCGCTGCCAGTCCGCGGAACTGCCGCACCGGCGTGCTCTTAGCCTGGTCAATCAGCTGGAACAGCGTCCCCACCAGCGGCTGCATAAAGTCCTGATAGCGACACTGTTTTTCGCTGATCTGCGTCAGGGTAGACTCCCAGTGCGCGGTCATATCCGGACGCGTCGCCATCTCGGGTAGAGAGTGGAACAACGCTTTACCGGCGTCGGTAGAATGGATATAACGCCCTTTCTTGGTCAGGAAACCGCGTTTAAACAGCAGCTCGATAATGCCAGCACGCGTCGCTTCAGTGCCTAAGCCATCGGTCGCGCGGAGGATTTTTTTCAGGTCTTTATCCTGCACGAAGCGGGCGATCCCGGTCATCGCCGACAGCAGCGTAGCGTCGGTAAAATGCCGCGGCGGCTGAGTTTGCCGCTCGACAACTTCGCCGTTCTCACACAGTAATTCGTCAGCTTTCGCCACCACCGGCAGCGGCGTGCCGTCGTTCTCTTCATCACGTTCTTTCGCCCCCAGCAGCGTACGCCAGCCCGCTTCCGCAAGGAAGCGCGCTTTGGCGACAAATTTACCGTTGGCGATATCGAGGTCGATCTGGCATTTACGGTAGACCGCATCCGGGCAAAACTGCATCAGATACTGGCGCGCAATCAGGTTATACACCTTTGCTTCGTTGTCATTGAGATTCACGTGGCTGGCGCGCGCGGTCGGGATTATCGCGTGGTGAGCATCAACCTTTTTGTCGTCCCAGCAGCGGTTGCGGGTATCGGTATTGACCACCGGCTGCGGCAGCAAATCCGTCGCATGCACGCCGATGGCGTTAATCACCGCGTGGCGGCCAGCAAAATGCTCTTCCGGCAGATAGCGGCTGTCAGAACGCGGATAGGTGATCACTTTATGGGTTTCATACAGTTTCTGGCAGATATCCAGCACGTTCTGCGCGCTCAGGCCAAAACGCTTCGCCGCCTCAATTTGCAGCGCAGAAAGCGAAAATGGCAGCGGCGCCGGTTCAGAGTCACGCTTATCGTTATAGGCGGTGACCAGCGCCGGCTGGCCGGTAATGCGCTTCACCACATGCTCGGCCAGCGCCCGGTTGAGCAAACGGCCTTCTTCATCCTGGTGCGGTTCACAGGCTTCGCTTGGCTGCCAGACGGCGGTAAAACGCTCATCTTTCGGCGTCACGATGTGCGCTTTCACCTCGAAGAAGTCTTTCGAGACAAAGTGTTCAATCTCTTCATCACGACGCACCACCAGACCCAGCACCGGCGTTTGCACGCGCCCGACGGAGAGCACGCCCTGGTAACCGGCGTTACGCCCCAGAATAGTGTAGGCGCGGGTCATGTTGATGCCGTACAGCCAGTCGGCGCGGGCGCGGGCCAGCGCCGAAACGCACAGCGGAATAAACTCGCTGTTGGCGCGCAGGCGCGAAATCGCACGCTCCACCGCCTGAGGGTTAAGGTCATTAATTAAGCAGCGCTGCACCTGATGGCGCTTCTCCGCCGGCAGTTCCAGGTAATCCAGCACTTCATCCACCAGCAACTGCCCCTCGCGATCCGGGTCTCCGG from Klebsiella sp. WP3-W18-ESBL-02 includes the following:
- a CDS encoding pyrimidine (deoxy)nucleoside triphosphate diphosphatase encodes the protein MLKTIDVVAAIIEQNGKILLAQRPPHADQAGLWEFAGGKVEAGESQQEALVRELQEELAIVAWPGRYITSHRREVSGRIVHLHGWHVPRFDGELIAREHSALVWCTPQEALRYALAPADVPLLAAFMALPDATPGDSY
- a CDS encoding DUF1496 domain-containing protein, with protein sequence MVGGLSLLCCVAQARQQVEVNVPPEVFSNNASSQRAQPCARCCMYEDRNYSEGAVIKAEGVLLQCQRDERAISTNPLVWRRVKP
- the gdhA gene encoding NADP-specific glutamate dehydrogenase — encoded protein: MDKACSLNTFLAHVQQRDPHQTEFAQAVREVMTTLWPFLEQNPRYRQLSLLERLVEPERVIQFRVVWVDDRNQVQVNRAWRVQFSSTIGPFKGGMRFHPSVNLSILKFLGFEQTFKNALTTLPMGGGKGGSDFDPKGKSEGEVMRFCQALMTELYRHLGADTDVPAGDIGVGGREVGFMAGMMKKLSNDTSCVFTGKGLSFGGSLIRPEATGYGLVYFTQAMLQRHGLGFEGMRVAVSGSGNVAQYAIEKAMELGARVITASDSSGTVVDESGFTKEKLARLCEIKASRDGRVADYAREFGLVYLEGQQPWSVAVDIALPCATQNELDADAARVLIANGVKAVAEGANMPTTIEATDLFLDAGVLFAPGKAANAGGVATSGLEMAQNAARMSWKAEKVDARLHHIMLDIHHACVEHGGEAKQTNYVRGANIAGFVKVADAMLAQGVI
- a CDS encoding DNA topoisomerase III, with product MRLFIAEKPSLARAIADVLPKPHRKGDGFIECGNGQVVTWCIGHLLEQAQPDVYDSRYARWNLQDLPIVPEKWRLQPRPSVTKQLNVIKRFLHDASEVIHAGDPDREGQLLVDEVLDYLELPAEKRHQVQRCLINDLNPQAVERAISRLRANSEFIPLCVSALARARADWLYGINMTRAYTILGRNAGYQGVLSVGRVQTPVLGLVVRRDEEIEHFVSKDFFEVKAHIVTPKDERFTAVWQPSEACEPHQDEEGRLLNRALAEHVVKRITGQPALVTAYNDKRDSEPAPLPFSLSALQIEAAKRFGLSAQNVLDICQKLYETHKVITYPRSDSRYLPEEHFAGRHAVINAIGVHATDLLPQPVVNTDTRNRCWDDKKVDAHHAIIPTARASHVNLNDNEAKVYNLIARQYLMQFCPDAVYRKCQIDLDIANGKFVAKARFLAEAGWRTLLGAKERDEENDGTPLPVVAKADELLCENGEVVERQTQPPRHFTDATLLSAMTGIARFVQDKDLKKILRATDGLGTEATRAGIIELLFKRGFLTKKGRYIHSTDAGKALFHSLPEMATRPDMTAHWESTLTQISEKQCRYQDFMQPLVGTLFQLIDQAKSTPVRQFRGLAAPGGTKKSFSKGKGKSKKPAASSEQPG